The DNA region CCTTACTTCGCATGGAATGGATTCTAACGAGGGAAAGATGCCGAAAACCGAAGCAAAAATCTCCGGTGCCCGCTTGATGGTCGAACTCCTGGAAGAATACGGAGTGGATATCGTCTTCGGATATCCTGGCGGAGCAATTCTGCCATTTTACGACGAATTATATAAAAGTACTAAAATTAAACATATCCTAGTCCGCCACGAACAAGGTGCTATCCATATGGCAGAAGGGTATGCTCGTTCTACAGGTAAGCTTGGGGTATGTATCGCTACTTCCGGTCCTGGAGCTACGAACCTTGTGACCGGACTTACAGATGCAAAACTAGACTCGGTTCCTATTCTTGCAATCACCGGACAGGTCGCAACCAACGCAATCGGGACGGATGCTTTCCAAGAAGCTGATATTTATGGGATCACTATCCCGATTACAAAATACAATGCACTTATAAAGTCGGCAGATGATATCGCTAGACATTTTCAAGAGGCGACCTTAGTCGCTTTAGGCGGAAGACCTGGTCCAGTTCTTTTGGATTTTCCGAAGGATGTTCAGACTGAACTCACTTCCGTTCGTAAAGTAGATAAACTTAAAATAGATTCTAGGCATTATCAAAAACCACCGATCGGTGGAGATCTAGATTCTTTCGCGGCTGCATTGAATAAGGCAAAACGTCCTCTTCTCTATGTGGGAGGAGGAGCGATCAATGCAAATGCTTCCAAGGAGATCCGAGAGCTTGCGGAGAAGGGGAATATTCCTGTTACCACAACTCTTATGGGGATAGGAGCATTTCCCGGAACTCACCAACTTTCGGTCGGGATGCTCGGGATGCACGGAACAGCTTACGCAAACAAGGCTGTATTAGAATGTGATTATATTCTAAACTTGGGAGCTAGGTTTG from Leptospira selangorensis includes:
- the ilvB gene encoding biosynthetic-type acetolactate synthase large subunit, translating into MPKTEAKISGARLMVELLEEYGVDIVFGYPGGAILPFYDELYKSTKIKHILVRHEQGAIHMAEGYARSTGKLGVCIATSGPGATNLVTGLTDAKLDSVPILAITGQVATNAIGTDAFQEADIYGITIPITKYNALIKSADDIARHFQEATLVALGGRPGPVLLDFPKDVQTELTSVRKVDKLKIDSRHYQKPPIGGDLDSFAAALNKAKRPLLYVGGGAINANASKEIRELAEKGNIPVTTTLMGIGAFPGTHQLSVGMLGMHGTAYANKAVLECDYILNLGARFDDRVAKPGEFAENAIRAHIDIDTAEFNKRVSVDYLLHGDLKEVLKALIPKVNKVDRPEWVGFLDTLKKNHPLEFDDSTDTIKPQGFLQKLYEKSKGKAIVSTDVGQHQMWAAQYYLFEEANRWLTSGGLGTMGYGLPAAIGAKFGNPKNTVICVSGDGSIQMNIQELATIAMYKKGVKILIFNNNFLGMVRQWQELFYEERFSESEWNYNPDFVKLGEAYSIKGLRISNKSEIDKALEFFLEDDDARILEVMIPAEEKVFPMIPAGKSQKDMIEFSDTVRAGKK